A window of Oceaniferula flava contains these coding sequences:
- a CDS encoding TIGR03915 family putative DNA repair protein codes for MIQPSFDAWRRQARQLLGQQISPAEVLWSTKTSETADEFDFSTPSITQEDPAEYLPTQKAPDHKVPRAFVRLAESVACHRSDQQWSLLYELLWQITVQGDRSLLKNQTDARMLSLQKMQAAIRRDIHKMRAFVRFKLIEGDGEEHYVAWFEPEHRIVRVNAPFFRKRFTGMKWSILSPDECAHWDGRQMEFSEGVSKDQVPKDEDALERYWLAYYRNIFNPARVKIKMMQSEMPKKYWKNLPEAEVIEELIQTSHDQVLEMMDRHARAVKPLPSVEYLEELHRMNQEE; via the coding sequence ATGATCCAACCTAGCTTTGATGCCTGGCGTCGCCAAGCACGTCAGCTCTTGGGGCAGCAAATTTCGCCGGCAGAGGTGCTGTGGTCGACAAAAACATCAGAAACCGCGGACGAGTTCGATTTTTCCACCCCGAGCATTACACAAGAAGATCCGGCAGAGTATTTGCCGACTCAAAAGGCCCCGGATCACAAGGTTCCTCGGGCATTTGTTAGGCTTGCGGAAAGTGTTGCCTGCCATCGCTCTGATCAGCAGTGGAGCTTGTTATACGAGCTATTGTGGCAGATCACCGTGCAGGGGGATCGGTCGCTGTTAAAAAATCAAACCGATGCGCGCATGTTGAGTTTGCAGAAAATGCAGGCCGCCATCCGCCGCGACATTCATAAAATGCGAGCCTTCGTGCGTTTCAAGCTGATCGAAGGCGATGGCGAGGAGCACTACGTGGCATGGTTCGAGCCGGAGCATCGTATTGTTAGAGTGAATGCGCCGTTCTTCAGGAAACGCTTCACCGGGATGAAGTGGTCGATCTTGAGTCCGGACGAATGCGCGCACTGGGACGGTCGGCAGATGGAATTCAGTGAAGGCGTGAGCAAGGATCAGGTGCCGAAGGATGAAGATGCTTTGGAACGCTATTGGCTGGCCTACTACCGCAATATTTTCAATCCGGCCCGGGTGAAAATCAAGATGATGCAGTCGGAGATGCCGAAAAAATACTGGAAAAACTTACCGGAGGCGGAGGTGATCGAGGAGCTGATCCAGACCAGTCACGATCAGGTTTTGGAGATGATGGACCGCCATGCTCGCGCGGTGAAACCGCTGCCGAGCGTCGAGTATCTGGAGGAGCTGCATCGCATGAATCAAGAGGAGTGA